One Ricinus communis isolate WT05 ecotype wild-type chromosome 1, ASM1957865v1, whole genome shotgun sequence DNA window includes the following coding sequences:
- the LOC8258504 gene encoding uncharacterized protein LOC8258504 encodes MGCSNDDSFLNKVFEPRKQFPLEHRPRMLKDFLTEDSYASSSTGFKSFPRKPINSSSSTITTLCDDPNNKSSLIRTGHRSETASSPAISPFQAMIIAVKKIHFITAVKSPSILPRSLLRRLSSKKSTYRGSHENKKGAETKVTVTIKDIIRWKSFRDIVEEKSQSSDLPSSSPHHYTTTTTTTVSTASSPCSRSSNGSSWCDSDFTAEYLPCWHGESEKFCENEEVKVGKKHLPRVGEKLMEAATIDKIEERQQNSPVSVINIEFEEDDDDEESKSFQRSKRKLMQKIRRYESRGRLDTINLENWMSMEESTSSGEDEEEEETETNGRIDEEVEEKARQLLNHVKETSSLGEYRKENVERVVLDFFRDELCRKRYGNGSRTDEMLRRVKCWIDGEQSTWTGWEKKEACVRDMETEGKWSKFEEEQQELVSAIENGMMGFLVDELLIDLIS; translated from the exons ATGGGTTGTTCAAACGATGATTCTTTCTTGAATAAAGTTTTCGAACCAAGAAAGCAATTTCCTTTAGAGCACAGACCTCGAATGCTCAAAGATTTCCTCACTGAAGATTCATATGCATCCTCCTCTACCGGCTTCAAATCATTTCCAAGAAAGCCAATcaactcttcttcttctacgaTTACAACCCTCTGTGATGATCCTAATAACAAAAGCTCGCTTATTAGAACTGGACATCGATCAGAAACAGCCTCATCACCGGCCATCTCTCCATTTCAGGCCATGATCATCGCCGTCAAGAAAATTCACTTTATCACCGCTGTTAAATCTCCATCAATTCTACCCAGAAGCCTTTTGAGGCGGCTGTCGTCTAAAAAGAGCACATACAGAGGAAGTcatgaaaacaaaaaaggagCTGAAACCAAAGTTACAGTCACCATTAAAGATATTATACGGTGGAAATCATTTCGAGATATAGTCGAAGAGAAATCTCAGTCGTCAGATTTGCCATCATCCTCACCACATCACTACACCActacaacaacaacaacagtCTCTACCGCCAGTAGTCCATGCAGCAGGAGCAGTAACGGGTCGAGCTGGTGCGACAGTGATTTTACTGCGGAATATTTACCATGCTGGCACGGTGAATCTGAAAAATTCTGCGAAAACGAGGAGGTTAAAGTGGGTAAAAAACATTTACCACGTGTCGGCGAGAAGTTAATGGAGGCGGCGACCATAGACAAG ATAGAGGAGAGGCAACAGAATAGCCCAGTTTCAGTGATTAACATTGAATTTgaggaagatgatgatgatgaagaatcGAAGTCATTTCAGA GGTCAAAACGAAAGCTTATGCAAAAGATCCGTCGGTATGAGAGTCGGGGTAGACTTGACACTATCAACCTTGAGAATTGGATGTCAATGGAGGAAAGTACCAGCTCTGGAGAAgatgaggaagaagaagaaacagaaACGAATGGTAGAATCGATGAAGAAGTAGAAGAAAAAGCAAGGCAATTATTGAATCATGTTAAAGAGACAAGTTCACTTGGAGAGTACCGCAAAGAGAATGTGGAAAGGGTAGTGTTAGATTTCTTTAGAGATGAATTATGTAGAAAGAGATATGGAAATGGGAGTAGAACTGATGAGATGTTGAGGAGAGTAAAATGCTGGATAGATGGGGAACAGAGCACATGGACTGGATGGGAGAAAAAAGAGGCCTGTGTTAGAGATATGGAAACAGAGGGAAAATGGAGCAAGTTTGAGGAGGAGCAACAAGAATTGGTTTCGGCTATTGAGAATGGGATGATGGGTTTTTTGGTCGATGAGCTACTGATTGATCTCATCTCTTGA
- the LOC8258507 gene encoding ribosomal RNA small subunit methyltransferase, chloroplastic isoform X2 — MSLATNLLQPLASIPTLTVRAKPSVPSRNGITSARKKRVLIRCDTKRSSDDYRATLKALNSRGRRPRKSLGQHYMLNSEVNEQLVCAANVEEGDLVLEIGPGTGSLTNLLLDTGATVLAIEKDAHMAAIVRERFSHTDRFKLLQEDFVKCHIRFHMLSLLENMTSLNEKPRRAKVVANIPFNISTDVVKQLLPMGDIISEVALLLQEETASRLVESSLRTSEYRPINVFVNFYSDPVYKFKVPRSNFFPQPNVDAAVVTFKLKQTADYPAVSSSKSFFSLSRPEELTLDDFVKLHNLIARV, encoded by the exons ATGAGCTTAGCAACTAACCTCCTGCAGCCTCTTGCATCAATTCCGACTCTAACTGTCAGAGCAAAACCTTCAGTTCCCTCGCGTAATGGCATAACAAGTGCACGGAAGAAAAGGGTATTGATACGTTGTGATACAAAAAGAAGCTCAGACGATTATCGCGCCACACTCAAAGCCCTCAATTCCAGAGGCCGCAGACCTAGAAAATCACTGGGCCAG CATTACATGTTGAATTCTGAAGTAAACGAACAGCTTGTTTGTGCTGCTAATGTGGAAGAGGGAGATCTGGTTCTTGAAATTGGACCTGGCACTGGTTCTTTGACCAATCTTCTTTTGGACACTGGAGCCACTGTTCTTGCTATTGAGAAA GATGCGCACATGGCTGCTATAGTTAGGGAAAGATTTTCCCATACAGACCGTTTCAAG CTTTTGCAGGAGGACTTTGTCAAATGTCACATTCGATTCCATATGCTATCGCTGCTGGAAAATATGACTTCTTTGAATGAAAAGCCAAGACGTGCCAAA GTGGTTGCTAATATACCATTTAATATAAGTACAGATGTAGTTAAACAACTACTTCCGATGGGTGACATTATCTCAGAAGTTGCTCTTTTACTCCAG GAGGAGACAGCTTCGCGTTTGGTGGAGTCTTCTCTAAGAACATCAGAATACCGACCCATCAATGTCTTCGTCAATTTTTACTCAG ATCCTGTATACAAATTTAAGGTCCCAAGATCAAACTTTTTCCCTCAGCCCAAT GTTGATGCAGCAGTTGTCACATTTAAGCTAAAGCAAACTGCAGATTATCCAGCAGTTTCCTCCTCTAAAAGTTTCTTCTCATTG TCAAGACCTGAGGAGCTTACCTTGGATGATTTTGTAAAGTTGCACAATTTGATTGCAAGGGTGTAG
- the LOC8289179 gene encoding flap endonuclease GEN-like 1 isoform X1, producing the protein MGVGGKFWDILKPYTRHEGPDFLREKRVAIDLSYWIVQHETAIKSYARKPHLRLTFFRTINLFSKFGAFPVFVVDGTPSPLKSRARISRFFRSSGIDSSVLPTPEEGVSVERNGAFLKCVKECVELLELFGMPVLKANGEAEALCAQLNSQGLVDACITADSDAFLFGAKCVIKSIKPNSKEPFECYQMSDIESGLALKRKHLIAIALLVGNDHDLNGVQGIGVDTALRFVQTFHEDEILNCLREIGKGNTNIFLGVSRVVEDLMIDPHENSLKSKISHCSFCGHPGSKRAHFKSSCEYCGNSNGEGCTKKSGAFRCNCGSCNKDRKAKEEQKRENWQIKVCDKMFMEPNFPNDDIIEMYLCNNHAEFTEDDDTCLSWGSPNTDMLVDFLAFHKLWHPSYIRQRILPVLSTIYLRDMAAKPEKALLYGQYEFDSIQRIKVRYGHESYVIKWKKAANTISSNICINIVEELDKHQEDIVKTDESIDQLEEYNVPKSYVDDGCWFLLTDENMDLVQNAFPDAVDKFLKEKEQKESKRRLSSSTEKSESVKSKGVQLNITEFYRSTKVQFAASGGEEQADCSENQDDVISTEKRKISSSNLPKSVRRRLLFK; encoded by the exons ATGGGGGTGGGAGGCAAATTCTGGGATATACTAAAACCCTATACCCGACACGAAGGACCCGATTTCTTGAGAGAAAAACGGGTCGCCATCGATCTTTCCTATTGGATTGTACAACACGAAACCGCCATTAAATCCTATGCACGGAAACCTCATCTCCGTCTTACCTTCTTCCGTACCATCAACCTCTTCTCTAag TTTGGGGCATTCCCTGTTTTTGTTGTTGATGGGACTCCCTCGCCTCTGAAATCTCGCGCCAGAATTTCGCGGTTTTTTCGTTCTTCCGGCATTGATTCTTCCGTTTTACCGACACCTGAAGAGGGTGTCTCGGTTGAGAGGAATGGGGCATTTTTGAAATGTGTAAAAGAGTGCGTG gaattgcttgaattatttGGGATGCCTGTTTTAAAAGCAAATGGTGAAGCTGAAGCGTTGTGTGCCCAGTTGAATAGTCAGGGCCTTGTAGATGCTTGTATCACAGCTGATAGTGATGCCTTCTTGTTTGGGGCTAAATGTGTGATCAAATCCATCAAGCCTAACTCAAAA GAACCATTTGAATGCTACCAAATGTCAGATATTGAATCTGGTCTTGCGTTGAAGAGAAAGCATTTGATAGCCATTGCTTTGTTGGTCGGAAATGACCATGATCTAAATGGAGTACAGGGGATTGGAGTTGATACAGCTCTTCGTTTTGTCCAAACTTTCCATGAAGATGAGATATTGAATTG CTTACGTGAAATAGGCAAAGGAAACACCAACATATTTCTTGGTGTTTCAAGGGTCGTTGAAGATCTTATGATTGATCCACATGAGAACTCATTAAAGTCAAAAATCTCTCACTGCTCCTTTTGTGGGCATCCTGGGAGTAAAAGAGCACATTTTAAGTCTTCTTGTGAGTACTGTGGCAACAGTAATGGTGAGGGTTGCACAAAAAAGTCAGGGGCGTTCAGATGTAATTGTGGCAGCTGTAacaag GATCGCAAAGCTAAGGAGGAGCAAAAGCGTGAAAATTGGCAGATAAAAGTTTGTGACAAGATGTTTATGGAGCCAAATTTTCCAAATGATGATATCATTGAAATGTATTTGTGCAACAATCATGCAGAGTTTACTG AGGATGATGACACATGTTTATCATGGGGAAGCCCAAACACAGATATGCTGGTCGATTTCTTGGCTTTTCATAAGCTGTGGCATCCGTCTTACATTCGACAAAGGATTCTTCCTGTGTTGTCCACCATTTATTTGAGAGATATGGCTGCAAAGCCAGAGAAAGCATTGCTGTACGGCCAATATGAGTTTGATTCTATTCAACGTATCAAAGTAAGATATGGGCACGAATCTTATGTGATCAAATGGAAAAAAGCTGCCAACACCATTAGCAGTAACATCTGCATAAACATTGTGGAAGAATTGGATAAGCACCAAGAAGACATTGTGAAAACTGATGAGTCCATTGATCAATTGGAAGAGTACAATGTCCCAAAAAGCTATGTTGATGATGGGTGTTGGTTTTTGTTGACTGATGAAAATATGGATCTTGTTCAAAATGCTTTCCCAGATGCAGTTGACAAATTTTTAAAGGAGAAG GAACAGAAAGAATCAAAGAGAAGGCTCTCATCCTCCACAGAAAAGTCAGAATCAGTGAAGTCAAAAGGTGTCCAACTGAATATAACAGAGTTTTACCGATCCACCAAAGTACAGTTTGCTGCATCCGGAGGAGAAGAGCAAGCTGATTGTTCTGAAAATCAAGATGATGTGATATCTacagaaaagaggaaaatctCTAGTTCAAACCTTCCAAAGTCTGTGAGACGCCGCCTTTTGTTCAAGTAG
- the LOC8258501 gene encoding vacuolar iron transporter homolog 2.1, producing the protein MADEITEEENNIITRLLRQEEDEKKDEGKPKEPWKGGEFVKSMVYAGLDAIVTCFSLISSISASQRSSVDVLVLGFANLVADGISMGLGDFISSSTEKDTAAKGRAVTEWEVANRSRPLQLALLRKYQSLGMEINDASTVVEIFSKYKDILVDEKMAAHVGTLPTTPAEKPWKNALVTFLAFLVFGSLPLLSFIVLIPFTNSDQVKFTGACALAAAALVLLGISKAKIAGQSYVPSVVITLTNGAIAATAAYSLGWTLRNVAHLEDTGNAGS; encoded by the exons ATGGCTGACGAGATAAccgaagaagaaaataatattataaccCGCTTGCTGAGGCAAGAAGAAGACGAAAAAAAAGACGAGGGAAAACCAAAAGAGCCATGGAAAGGAGGAGAGTTTGTGAAGAGCATGGTGTACGCAGGACTTGATGCCATTGTCACTTGTTTCTCTCTCATTTCTTCCATTTCAGCCTCCCAAAGATCTTCTG TGGATGTGCTGGTGCTGGGATTCGCGAACTTGGTGGCAGATGGGATATCAATGGGGTTAGGAGATTTCATTTCAAGCAGCACTGAGAAGGATACGGCAGCCAAGGGAAGAGCAGTTACAGAATGGGAAGTCGCTAATCGTAGTAGGCCTTTGCAGCTAGCCTTATTGAGGAAATACCAGTCTCTTGGAATGGAAATCAACGATGCCTCCAcc GTGGTGGAGATATTTTCCAAGTACAAAGACATTCTAGTAGACGAGAAAATGGCAGCACATGTTGGAACATTACCTACTACTCCAGCAGAGAAGCCATGGAAGAATGCTCTTGTAACCTTCCTGGCCTTCCTGGTGTTCGGCAGCTTGCCTCTCCTCTCTTTCATTGTCCTTATTCCTTTTACGAACAGTGACCAGGTGAAGTTCACTGGTGCCTGTGCCTTGGCTGCCGCAGCCCTAGTTCTACTTGGAATATCAAAGGCCAAGATTGCTGGTCAAAGTTATGTTCCCTCTGTGGTCATCACCCTAACCAACGGTGCCATTGCTGCTACTGCAGCTTATTCTCTTGGATGGACGCTTAGGAATGTCGCCCACCTAGAAGACACCGGAAATGCTGGCagttag
- the LOC8258508 gene encoding uncharacterized protein LOC8258508 has protein sequence MNNLASEAASQPPVQLPDLILALEQATLMAKQLPVPTDPNHLLRIYSSLHQAHHHLSSFISHTQFLPPPPPSAAENSLSSATGAGIAGAGEYGDEPMQVGDDDYEAGAEENSKATIDKVEEKMRVCFIKNKRAKRPLSPSSVAEDKRLVDDEGTARGIMGFDPHETRSRALDLIYQFHG, from the coding sequence ATGAACAACTTGGCATCAGAAGCAGCATCACAACCACCAGTCCAATTACCCGACCTGATACTAGCTTTAGAGCAAGCAACTCTCATGGCTAAACAGCTTCCAGTACCCACCGACCCAAACCACCTTCTCCGAATCTACTCTTCTCTCCATCAAGCTCATCATCATCTTTCCTCTTTCATTTCACATACCCAATTCCTGCCTCCACCACCGCCCTCCGCCGCTGAGAACTCTCTTTCCTCCGCTACTGGAGCTGGAATCGCCGGTGCTGGTGAATATGGGGATGAGCCGATGCAAGTCGGTGATGATGATTATGAAGCTGGGGCCGAAGAGAATTCAAAGGCAACAATTGATAAGGTAGAGGAGAAGATGAGGGTTTGCTTTATCAAAAATAAGAGGGCCAAGAGGCCGCTTTCACCGTCGTCTGTGGCGGAGGATAAGAGGTTAGTTGATGACGAGGGCACTGCCAGAGGAATTATGGGTTTTGATCCTCATGAGACTAGGTCGAGGGCTTTGGATCTTATCTACCAATTTCATGGCTGA
- the LOC8289179 gene encoding flap endonuclease GEN-like 1 isoform X2, which produces MCKRELLELFGMPVLKANGEAEALCAQLNSQGLVDACITADSDAFLFGAKCVIKSIKPNSKEPFECYQMSDIESGLALKRKHLIAIALLVGNDHDLNGVQGIGVDTALRFVQTFHEDEILNCLREIGKGNTNIFLGVSRVVEDLMIDPHENSLKSKISHCSFCGHPGSKRAHFKSSCEYCGNSNGEGCTKKSGAFRCNCGSCNKDRKAKEEQKRENWQIKVCDKMFMEPNFPNDDIIEMYLCNNHAEFTEDDDTCLSWGSPNTDMLVDFLAFHKLWHPSYIRQRILPVLSTIYLRDMAAKPEKALLYGQYEFDSIQRIKVRYGHESYVIKWKKAANTISSNICINIVEELDKHQEDIVKTDESIDQLEEYNVPKSYVDDGCWFLLTDENMDLVQNAFPDAVDKFLKEKEQKESKRRLSSSTEKSESVKSKGVQLNITEFYRSTKVQFAASGGEEQADCSENQDDVISTEKRKISSSNLPKSVRRRLLFK; this is translated from the exons ATGTGTAAAAGA gaattgcttgaattatttGGGATGCCTGTTTTAAAAGCAAATGGTGAAGCTGAAGCGTTGTGTGCCCAGTTGAATAGTCAGGGCCTTGTAGATGCTTGTATCACAGCTGATAGTGATGCCTTCTTGTTTGGGGCTAAATGTGTGATCAAATCCATCAAGCCTAACTCAAAA GAACCATTTGAATGCTACCAAATGTCAGATATTGAATCTGGTCTTGCGTTGAAGAGAAAGCATTTGATAGCCATTGCTTTGTTGGTCGGAAATGACCATGATCTAAATGGAGTACAGGGGATTGGAGTTGATACAGCTCTTCGTTTTGTCCAAACTTTCCATGAAGATGAGATATTGAATTG CTTACGTGAAATAGGCAAAGGAAACACCAACATATTTCTTGGTGTTTCAAGGGTCGTTGAAGATCTTATGATTGATCCACATGAGAACTCATTAAAGTCAAAAATCTCTCACTGCTCCTTTTGTGGGCATCCTGGGAGTAAAAGAGCACATTTTAAGTCTTCTTGTGAGTACTGTGGCAACAGTAATGGTGAGGGTTGCACAAAAAAGTCAGGGGCGTTCAGATGTAATTGTGGCAGCTGTAacaag GATCGCAAAGCTAAGGAGGAGCAAAAGCGTGAAAATTGGCAGATAAAAGTTTGTGACAAGATGTTTATGGAGCCAAATTTTCCAAATGATGATATCATTGAAATGTATTTGTGCAACAATCATGCAGAGTTTACTG AGGATGATGACACATGTTTATCATGGGGAAGCCCAAACACAGATATGCTGGTCGATTTCTTGGCTTTTCATAAGCTGTGGCATCCGTCTTACATTCGACAAAGGATTCTTCCTGTGTTGTCCACCATTTATTTGAGAGATATGGCTGCAAAGCCAGAGAAAGCATTGCTGTACGGCCAATATGAGTTTGATTCTATTCAACGTATCAAAGTAAGATATGGGCACGAATCTTATGTGATCAAATGGAAAAAAGCTGCCAACACCATTAGCAGTAACATCTGCATAAACATTGTGGAAGAATTGGATAAGCACCAAGAAGACATTGTGAAAACTGATGAGTCCATTGATCAATTGGAAGAGTACAATGTCCCAAAAAGCTATGTTGATGATGGGTGTTGGTTTTTGTTGACTGATGAAAATATGGATCTTGTTCAAAATGCTTTCCCAGATGCAGTTGACAAATTTTTAAAGGAGAAG GAACAGAAAGAATCAAAGAGAAGGCTCTCATCCTCCACAGAAAAGTCAGAATCAGTGAAGTCAAAAGGTGTCCAACTGAATATAACAGAGTTTTACCGATCCACCAAAGTACAGTTTGCTGCATCCGGAGGAGAAGAGCAAGCTGATTGTTCTGAAAATCAAGATGATGTGATATCTacagaaaagaggaaaatctCTAGTTCAAACCTTCCAAAGTCTGTGAGACGCCGCCTTTTGTTCAAGTAG
- the LOC8258507 gene encoding ribosomal RNA small subunit methyltransferase, chloroplastic isoform X1 — MSLATNLLQPLASIPTLTVRAKPSVPSRNGITSARKKRVLIRCDTKRSSDDYRATLKALNSRGRRPRKSLGQHYMLNSEVNEQLVCAANVEEGDLVLEIGPGTGSLTNLLLDTGATVLAIEKDAHMAAIVRERFSHTDRFKLLQEDFVKCHIRFHMLSLLENMTSLNEKPRRAKVVANIPFNISTDVVKQLLPMGDIISEVALLLQEETASRLVESSLRTSEYRPINVFVNFYSDPVYKFKVPRSNFFPQPNVDAAVVTFKLKQTADYPAVSSSKSFFSLVNSAFNGKRKMLRRSLQHICTSPEIEQALINVGLPATSRPEELTLDDFVKLHNLIARV; from the exons ATGAGCTTAGCAACTAACCTCCTGCAGCCTCTTGCATCAATTCCGACTCTAACTGTCAGAGCAAAACCTTCAGTTCCCTCGCGTAATGGCATAACAAGTGCACGGAAGAAAAGGGTATTGATACGTTGTGATACAAAAAGAAGCTCAGACGATTATCGCGCCACACTCAAAGCCCTCAATTCCAGAGGCCGCAGACCTAGAAAATCACTGGGCCAG CATTACATGTTGAATTCTGAAGTAAACGAACAGCTTGTTTGTGCTGCTAATGTGGAAGAGGGAGATCTGGTTCTTGAAATTGGACCTGGCACTGGTTCTTTGACCAATCTTCTTTTGGACACTGGAGCCACTGTTCTTGCTATTGAGAAA GATGCGCACATGGCTGCTATAGTTAGGGAAAGATTTTCCCATACAGACCGTTTCAAG CTTTTGCAGGAGGACTTTGTCAAATGTCACATTCGATTCCATATGCTATCGCTGCTGGAAAATATGACTTCTTTGAATGAAAAGCCAAGACGTGCCAAA GTGGTTGCTAATATACCATTTAATATAAGTACAGATGTAGTTAAACAACTACTTCCGATGGGTGACATTATCTCAGAAGTTGCTCTTTTACTCCAG GAGGAGACAGCTTCGCGTTTGGTGGAGTCTTCTCTAAGAACATCAGAATACCGACCCATCAATGTCTTCGTCAATTTTTACTCAG ATCCTGTATACAAATTTAAGGTCCCAAGATCAAACTTTTTCCCTCAGCCCAAT GTTGATGCAGCAGTTGTCACATTTAAGCTAAAGCAAACTGCAGATTATCCAGCAGTTTCCTCCTCTAAAAGTTTCTTCTCATTG GTAAATTCTGCATTTAATGGGAAACGCAAGATGTTGCGAAGGTCACTTCAGCACATATGCACATCTCCTGAGATTGAACAGGCTCTAATAAATGTTGGTCTTCCCGCTACT TCAAGACCTGAGGAGCTTACCTTGGATGATTTTGTAAAGTTGCACAATTTGATTGCAAGGGTGTAG
- the LOC8258503 gene encoding UDP-galactose/UDP-glucose transporter 4: MKNEEKGRSLFGISLSDRPRWQQFLICSSGFFFGYLVNGICEEYVYNRLQFSYGWYFTFVQIFVYIFLIYLQGFTPAQMVNPWKTYVKLSAVLMGSHGLTKGSLAFLNYPAQIMFKSTKVLPVMVMGAFIPGLRRRYPVHEYVSALLLVVGLILFTLADAKTSPNFHTIGVVMISGALIMDAFLGNLQEAIFTINPETTQMEMLFCSSVVGLPFLIPPMILTGELFRAWNSCSQHPYVYGVLIFEAMATFVGQVSVLSLIALFGAATTAMVTTARKAVTLLLSYMIFTKPLTEQHGTGLLLIAMGITLKLLPDNNPHKRNSSNSSKTKIHKSSSTDQQGTANSQEEKTLL, from the exons atgaagaacgAAGAGAAAGGCCGGTCTTTGTTTGGGATTTCACTATCTGATAGACCCAGATGGCAACAGTTCCTTATTTGCTCTTCTGGGTTCTTCTTTGGCTACCTTGTGAATGGCATCTGTGAG GAATACGTATATAACAGGCTTCAGTTTAG CTATGGCTGGTACTTCACATTTGTTCAAATCTTTGTGTACATATTCCTGATTTACCTTCAAGGCTTTACGCCTGCACAAATGGTGAACCCATGGAAGACTTATGTCAAGCTCTCTGCTGTTCTTATGGGTTCTCATGGACTCACCAAAGGGTCTTTAGCTTTTCTTAATTACCCTGCACAAATCATGTTTAAATCCACCAAG GTTCTGCCAGTAATGGTAATGGGTGCCTTTATTCCAGGACTGAGAAGGAGATACCCAGTTCATGAATATGTATCAGCGCTACTTTTAGTAGTTGGGTTGATTCTTTTCACCTTGGCAGATGCTAAAACTTCCCCTAATTTCCATACCATTGGGGTTGTGATGATATCTGGTGCTTTAATCATGGATGCCTTTCTTGGTAATTTACAAGAAGCTATCTTTACTATCAATCCTGAAACTACACAG ATGGAGATGCTGTTTTGTTCAAGTGTAGTGGGTCTACCTTTCTTGATTCCTCCAATGATTTTGACAGGAGAGTTGTTCAGAGCTTGGAATTCATGTTCTCAg CATCCATATGTATATGGTGTATTGATCTTTGAAGCCATGGCCACATTTGTTGGCCAAGTTTCTGTCCTTTCCCTCATTGCCCTTTTTGGCGCTGCCACCACAGCCATG GTGACGACGGCAAGGAAGGCGGTAACCTTGCTGCTATCATATATGATATTCACGAAGCCATTGACAGAACAGCACGGGACTGGTCTTCTATTGATAGCCATGGGGATTACATTGAAACTCCTGCCTGATAACAACCCTCATAAGAGGAACTCCTCTAACTCATCCAAGACCAAGATTCATAAATCTTCATCTACTGATCAACAAGGGACTGCTAATTCTCAAGAAGAGAAGACCCTCTTATGA
- the LOC8258506 gene encoding two-component response regulator ARR14 has product MRNEQVLSVDINAEGAAGVSILVVDCDSACLAIVSKMLYISGYKVITAKRATDALHILRERQYELDLILTEVHLPDMDKYELLETMAEVSCLPIVILSADDDENAMLGCLFKGAVFYLLKPITMNDVKSLWQFSCVKNRKNNVATEGSHSYHGHSTPEIASNEASECLSVLDTSQQNAQKSEGKELQEMDKDEEATVTSTFPKKPKLIWTNELHDRFLQAIRILGIDSAHPKKILKHMNVPGLRKENISSHLQKYRLSLKREQEAIQKTMYRDDHYPPWNLETGTCEFLKAQFLMTRSQPEFRSYAESQRNLHGCLTPVPSLGSANYHVQLSSECDQINSNHSSCSQAGIRINNNEELESFDQIRMNNVENFGLEIASDGGIDILGNSSQQQEQYLLPPLSPLPLVWEQQEEDDDIFGADRVVEIDELLATFSSEMFYD; this is encoded by the exons ATGAGGAACGAGCAGGTTCTCTCAGTTGATATTAATGCTGAAGGTGCTGCAGGCGTCAGCATCTTGGTTGTGGATTGTGATTCGGCATGTCTTGCAATTGTATCAAAAATGCTTTATATATCTGGATATAAAG TCATCACTGCTAAACGGGCCACTGATGCATTGCACATTCTACGGGAGCGACAGTATGAGCTTGACCTTATTCTGACAGAAGTGCACTTGCCTGATATGGATAAATACGAGCTCCTTGAGACAATGGCAGAAGTTTCCTGCTTGCCAATTGTGA TTCTTTCAGCTGATGACGATGAAAATGCCATGTTAGGCTGTCTGTTCAAAGGGGCCGTGTTCTATCTTCTGAAACCGATCACCATGAACGATGTAAAAAGTCTTTGGCAGTTTTCATGTGTGAAGAACCGGAAGAACAATGTGGCTACTGAAGGATCACATAGCTATCATGGCCACTCAACTCCTGAGATTGCGTCAAATGAGGCTTCGGAGTGTTTATCAGTTTTAGATACTAGCCAGCAGAATGCCCAGAAGAGCGAAGGAAAAGAACTACAAGAGATGGATAAAGACGAGGAAGCTACGGTCACTTCAACTTTCCCAAAGAAGCCAAAGCTAATTTGGACTAATGAGCTGCACGACAGATTCTTGCAAGCTATCCGGATACTAGGCATTGATA gtGCTCATCCGAAGAAAATACTTAAGCATATGAATGTACCAGGgctgagaaaagaaaatatttcaagcCACTTGCAG AAATATCGTCTTTCCTTGAAGCGGGAACAAGAAGCGATCCAGAAGACCATGTACAGAGATGACCATTATCCACCATGGAATTTAGAGACGGGAACTTGTGAATTCCTGAAGGCACAATTCTTGATGACAAGAAGTCAACCAGAATTCAGAAGCTATGCTGAGAGTCAGCGGAATCTCCATGGTTGCTTGACGCCCGTGCCTTCCCTTGGTTCTGCAAATTATCATGTGCAATTGTCCTCAGAGTGCGATCAAATAAATTCTAACCACAGCAGTTGTAGTCAAGCTGGAATCAGGATAAACAATAATGAGGAGCTGGAAAGCTTTGATCAAATAAGAATGAATAATGTGGAAAATTTTGGACTTGAAATTGCAAGTGATGGTGGTATAGATATTTTGGGAAATTCCTCACAGCAGCAAGAACAATATCTGCTGCCACCACTATCTCCACTGCCACTGGTATGGGAGcaacaagaagaagatgatgacaTTTTTGGAGCTGACAGAGTAGTAGAAATAGATGAGCTATTAGCAACTTTTTCTAGTGAAATGTTCTATGACTAg